The following proteins come from a genomic window of Cytophagales bacterium:
- a CDS encoding pyruvate dehydrogenase complex E1 component subunit beta, whose protein sequence is MRQIQFREALKEALCEEMRRDEKVFLLGEEVALYNGAYKVSQGMLDEFGPVRVIDTPISELGFAGIGVGAAMNNLRPVVEFMTFNFALLAIDQVINSAAKMMLMSGGQYSVPIVFRGPTGNAGMLSAQHSQSFENWYANCPGLKVVVPSNAYDAKGLLKSSIRDNDPVIFMESELMYSDKGEVPESEYLIPIGIADIKKAGDDVTVVSWGKMMKVAIAASEEMQKEGVAVEVIDMRTVRPLDYQCVINSVKKTNRLVIVEEAWPLASIASEIAYYIQKYAFDYLDAPIHKINSKDTPLAYSPPLIEAALPNVPRTVEAIKAVMYMRRET, encoded by the coding sequence ATGCGACAAATCCAATTCAGAGAAGCATTAAAAGAGGCATTGTGTGAAGAAATGCGCAGGGATGAAAAGGTGTTTCTGTTGGGTGAAGAAGTTGCCCTCTATAATGGGGCTTATAAGGTATCTCAGGGAATGTTGGATGAATTTGGGCCGGTAAGAGTAATAGATACGCCTATATCAGAACTTGGCTTTGCTGGAATTGGTGTTGGCGCTGCAATGAATAACCTTAGGCCTGTGGTAGAATTTATGACCTTTAACTTCGCTCTTTTAGCAATAGACCAGGTTATAAATTCAGCAGCAAAAATGATGTTAATGTCCGGAGGCCAATATTCAGTACCCATAGTTTTTAGAGGACCTACTGGAAATGCAGGCATGCTAAGCGCTCAACATTCGCAAAGTTTTGAAAACTGGTATGCCAACTGTCCGGGCTTAAAGGTAGTTGTTCCTTCCAATGCTTATGACGCGAAAGGTTTATTAAAATCTTCAATTCGTGATAATGACCCTGTTATATTTATGGAATCAGAATTGATGTATTCTGATAAGGGAGAAGTACCTGAAAGTGAATATCTTATCCCAATTGGTATTGCCGATATAAAAAAGGCCGGTGATGATGTAACAGTAGTTTCATGGGGGAAAATGATGAAAGTTGCAATTGCTGCATCTGAAGAAATGCAAAAAGAAGGCGTTGCAGTTGAAGTTATTGATATGAGAACAGTCAGACCTTTAGACTATCAATGTGTCATAAACTCTGTAAAAAAAACCAACCGGCTGGTTATTGTAGAGGAAGCCTGGCCATTGGCAAGTATAGCTTCAGAAATTGCTTATTACATTCAAAAATATGCTTTTGATTATTTGGATGCTCCAATTCACAAAATTAACAGCAAGGATACACCCCTGGCTTATTCACCTCCCTTGATTGAGGCTGCTTTACCCAACGTACCCCGCACGGTTGAAGCCATTAAAGCGGTAATGTATATGAGACGTGAGACGTGA
- a CDS encoding glycosyltransferase, which translates to MKTSIIILIIYLMGSNGASCLFATDPPPIIINDTTTHYLLGSNFSLLKDKEKKLTIRDIISPAFKQVFVYNEKQRFNFGHANAAYWIKFKVKNATSAKIDLFLEIDYHLIDKIDLYILQKNNTFIVKKSGDQIPFHQREIHHRKPLFRLTLNAHQQQTYYLKAENNGGTLNLPISFWVPEAHTQKDYKEQYILGIYYGVLAIVLLINLFLFRTLRDRTYLYYVLYIFWMVIAQLSLDGFAFQYFWPNFSWLSNHIIPLSACLSYCFFIKFAQSFLHSKYYQPKIDKLLSIILVLVISILFISLLNNPFYALSTVLIDFIIPIIGIIILIAAISSLKTNFRVNVYFLSGFLILLIGVNAFILKENGKLPGFFLTDYAMHLGTSLEAIMLSFALAVRFKVFKEEKERAQVETVLQLTKMNKLKDQLNKELEQKVLKRTKEIKHQKDIIEQKNEDIIDSIRYAKKIQAAIMPPIAKVQKVLPDSFILYKPRDIVSGDFYWFGSPPEKEKRRIGETERRKTKRFTDSPTHPFPDSGGGRCPVDIEPALRDGGLGFGGAGKSNVLAHLARKVKGDYFLTTDADIQIPENWIEEMLKGIKMQGSRESGWMHEQTCNHATMQPSKSIGIVTGVTLINGNNIFHHLQAIDWLFALGMIKALSELKIPVTAMGNNMLIVKKAYDDVGGYEYLPPSITEDFFLFRAITKKGWQFKNLFNTGVLVKSVPLSSIIELLHQRKRWMKGAMQLPFYLVCLLFIQALFYPVIVTALLTLKELITLPIFITIAASKFLLQSLFIALLLQKLKAKYLLKYLLIYEVYSSILSVTLLIFYFLPIKVRWKGRVYSA; encoded by the coding sequence ATGAAAACTTCAATAATAATATTAATAATATATCTAATGGGATCTAACGGGGCAAGCTGTTTATTTGCCACAGACCCTCCCCCTATAATAATAAATGATACCACCACGCATTATCTGCTTGGCAGCAATTTCTCATTACTTAAAGACAAAGAGAAAAAGTTAACGATCAGGGATATTATTTCCCCTGCATTTAAACAAGTATTTGTTTACAATGAAAAACAGAGGTTTAATTTCGGGCATGCCAATGCAGCTTACTGGATCAAATTTAAGGTCAAAAATGCCACAAGCGCTAAAATAGATCTATTTCTTGAAATTGATTACCATCTGATAGATAAGATAGATTTATATATACTTCAAAAGAATAATACCTTCATAGTAAAAAAATCAGGGGATCAAATTCCCTTTCATCAGCGGGAAATTCACCATCGAAAACCGCTGTTCAGGTTAACATTAAACGCCCATCAACAACAAACATACTATCTTAAAGCAGAAAACAATGGGGGAACGTTAAATTTACCCATTTCATTTTGGGTCCCTGAAGCTCACACTCAAAAAGATTATAAAGAACAATATATACTGGGCATTTATTACGGAGTATTGGCAATAGTTTTGCTTATTAATTTATTTTTGTTCAGAACACTAAGAGACAGAACATACCTTTATTATGTATTATATATATTTTGGATGGTGATCGCACAATTATCTTTAGATGGCTTTGCCTTTCAATATTTTTGGCCTAATTTTTCCTGGTTATCCAATCACATAATTCCTCTCTCCGCATGTCTTTCATATTGCTTTTTTATAAAATTCGCTCAATCATTCTTACATTCAAAATATTATCAACCAAAAATTGATAAACTATTATCTATAATATTGGTGCTTGTCATTTCTATACTTTTTATCTCTTTATTAAATAATCCCTTTTATGCTTTAAGTACTGTATTGATTGACTTTATAATTCCTATTATTGGCATTATAATACTAATAGCTGCCATATCTTCCCTGAAAACGAATTTTAGAGTGAATGTCTATTTTCTTTCCGGTTTTTTGATCCTGTTAATTGGCGTCAACGCCTTTATACTTAAAGAAAACGGGAAATTGCCTGGTTTTTTTCTTACAGACTATGCGATGCATCTTGGCACATCGCTGGAAGCTATTATGTTATCATTTGCCCTGGCAGTGCGTTTCAAGGTTTTTAAAGAAGAAAAGGAAAGGGCCCAGGTAGAAACCGTACTCCAGTTAACAAAAATGAACAAATTAAAAGATCAGCTTAATAAAGAGTTAGAACAAAAAGTACTGAAACGCACAAAAGAAATCAAACACCAAAAAGATATAATAGAGCAAAAGAATGAAGACATCATCGATAGTATTCGCTACGCCAAAAAGATACAGGCTGCTATCATGCCACCCATAGCTAAAGTTCAGAAAGTGCTACCCGATTCATTTATCTTATACAAACCGCGTGATATTGTGAGTGGGGATTTTTATTGGTTTGGCAGCCCCCCTGAAAAGGAGAAACGGAGAATCGGAGAAACGGAGAGAAGGAAAACGAAGCGATTCACCGATTCACCGACTCACCCATTCCCCGATTCGGGGGGAGGGCGATGTCCAGTGGACATCGAGCCAGCATTGCGGGATGGGGGCTTGGGGTTTGGGGGGGCTGGCAAAAGCAATGTGCTCGCTCATTTAGCCAGGAAGGTAAAAGGAGATTATTTTTTAACAACAGATGCAGATATCCAGATCCCTGAAAACTGGATAGAAGAAATGCTTAAAGGAATAAAAATGCAAGGATCCCGAGAATCGGGATGGATGCATGAACAAACATGCAATCATGCAACCATGCAACCATCAAAAAGTATTGGAATAGTTACAGGGGTCACTCTTATCAATGGGAACAACATATTCCACCACCTTCAGGCTATTGATTGGCTTTTTGCACTTGGGATGATCAAAGCGCTTTCAGAATTAAAAATACCCGTCACTGCCATGGGTAATAATATGCTGATCGTTAAAAAGGCGTATGATGATGTTGGCGGATATGAGTATCTACCCCCTTCTATCACAGAAGATTTTTTTCTTTTTAGAGCGATCACAAAAAAAGGATGGCAATTTAAAAACTTGTTCAATACCGGAGTCCTGGTAAAATCAGTACCACTAAGCTCAATCATTGAACTATTGCACCAGAGAAAAAGATGGATGAAAGGCGCTATGCAATTACCATTTTACCTGGTTTGTCTTCTTTTTATACAGGCATTATTTTATCCTGTTATAGTTACAGCGCTACTAACCCTCAAAGAGTTAATAACCTTACCGATCTTCATCACCATTGCAGCTTCTAAATTTTTATTACAAAGTCTTTTCATAGCTTTATTATTACAAAAATTAAAAGCAAAATATCTGCTGAAATATCTTTTAATTTATGAGGTGTATTCAAGCATTTTATCGGTGACACTCTTAATATTTTATTTTCTGCCAATAAAGGTAAGATGGAAAGGAAGGGTTTATAGCGCATAG
- a CDS encoding PspC domain-containing protein translates to MKRLQALVELQIFGVCTRLGEKLGIATGNIRLFFIYTSFLTFGSPVIIYLCLAFIMNIRKHLRRKRSTIWEF, encoded by the coding sequence ATGAAAAGACTACAAGCACTAGTTGAACTGCAGATATTTGGAGTCTGTACCAGGTTAGGAGAAAAACTGGGAATTGCTACCGGCAATATAAGGCTTTTTTTCATTTACACTTCTTTTTTAACTTTTGGATCCCCGGTCATTATATATCTTTGCCTGGCATTTATTATGAATATCAGAAAGCATTTGAGGCGAAAAAGAAGTACTATCTGGGAATTTTGA